Sequence from the Notolabrus celidotus isolate fNotCel1 chromosome 14, fNotCel1.pri, whole genome shotgun sequence genome:
gatagtagtagtagtagtagcaaaGTAGTAGAGTcaagcagctggagtctggaacatccataGTAATACTAACAGTATCCGCATGCATAGGCTAAAAGTTGTTCAGACTCATTCTCCAGTTTCTCCAGCAGAGGGCTCGTGTTGTTTACAGCCCGGTGATGAACATGCTTTGACTGGCAGTGATGCAGATAGGAgaggaaggaaacagagatGGGAGGGGTGCTTCTTTAATGTTGTTTACAAGTTATTCTCTAATTTCTCCAGCAGAGGGCGAGTGTCGTTTACAGCCCTGTGATGAGCATGCTTTAACCTGCAGCGATGcagggaggagagcaggagaggaaacagagaggggaggggtgcTCCTTATGCTGCTCATCCCCGTCAATATCCGGAGCCGGTGGGCGGTGCTGAGACCCCTGAAGATACCCAGATAGCCTGCTGATGCCGCTGACCAAAGGATCCGATAGGCCAGTGGGGATGCTTTTGCGTAGTGCTgtcatattttgtattttgtcagGTGACGCGCCGCGACAGAGAGTCTGATAACTTGGAATGTTGAGACAACagtcttttctttgtcttcctGCTCAGAGAATTCAGAGATAAACAACAATAGAGGATTTATTCTCCGGGAAACAGGCAGGGAATAAGGAGCTGCTTCGAGGGCTGTCAGATTGAAGCAGCTGGACtgatattttttcctcttttacaGGCTTATCTTCCATCATATTTCGTTAAAGGTTTAAGTCATCTATAGGCCGGTGGGATAAAGAGACAAAGCAGCAGCTGCTGAGGTAGGACTATGCGCAGACAAAATCCAGATCTGCTTATGAGTGTTTACGCGCTTACCGCCTGGGATGACAACGAAAGACGTGATGCAATTTGGTGAAAGCTGTCAACATTGATTTACAACAGAGGGCCCACCTCGGCGCATCTGTGAGTGTTAACGAGGCGTCCAGTATCCCGGAAGAGATTGACACAGATCAGAGCcctctgtaaacaaacaacgACGTGTTTCTGCAGGTCTATGCTCTTTTCTCTCGCGCTCTTCCTTTGGAGACTCTACCGACATTTCTCCATCATGTTCAGCACAGACAGACTCACAGTCCCGGAGTATGTCAGCCGGCTGCAGAGGGGCAGGAGCGGCCCTTGCCCAGACCCCAAAGCGGTCTCTCCGGGCATCAATGCTGACGTCCAGGCGGTTTTGGACGGCTCGCTCCCCGCCCTGCGGTGCGCCATCAAAAGGCTGAAGTCAGCCAAAGAAACCTCTGACTCCGACGAGACCAGAGGGGCTATCGCTGAGATCTTCCAGCTAGTGGAGGAGGCCTGGGTCCTGCCCACTGTAGGCCGTCAGGTGGCCGAGGAGATCTGCAACAGGATTCGGCTGGATGGAggcctggagctgctgctgcagcttcaacaaACACCTGCTGTGGAAATCACCTATGAGTCTGCAAAACTGCTGGAGCAGATCCTCATCTCAGAGAACAGGTAGAGTGTACAGGGAAAGACAAAATGACACGACCTGTTCAAAACGACACAGTCCAACACGAATAGGTAATATTTTCACTTTAGATTGTGTCAGGGGGGTTCATTATACTATATGAGGTGTTTTTTGAGAGTCTtatacatatacagtatgttttcTGTATTCAATATCCTCACACACCCAAAACAAGCAACATAAGAACCAATATAATACGAACAAATTAAAAAGGAGCACATGCTATTGAGGTTTCTTGATACCCAAGATAAAACTGCAGAGGCtacatcttaaaataaacctcTCTGCAACCTAATATGATCAAGATAGATCAAGACTTCTGACAGCCTTACAATCAGAAAGGCAAAtgcattcaatttttttcacataGTTGGACATTTTCATTTATGTTTATGACCTACAGAGGAAAATTAAACTATCAGTTACAAGACTAATCGGTTATTTATAGTAAACAAGTCGCCAAGCAGGTGTCAGGTAGGGATTTACAGCAATCTATTATGCCTGTTTTGTCACATTACAGGGTAAAGGTGATATGTTTGTGAAAAGGCAGcaggcaggatgagatttgtcatcataaaaacagctgaaacatTTAGATAACAAGAGCAAAGAGATAACACTAACATCATGACACACATAACACAAGGTCCACAGGGGtcaccaaaattgacacaagccaaaagttcctcacaggatctATAAGCATATCCTCTTCCTTGTACATTTGCAGATTTGTATTagtttaaacagaaattgaGGAAATCACATGCAACATTACTTTTTAAGGAAGATTTCTCACCTGCCATCACAAgctaaaatgtttcatttgacATTGTTCAGTGTGACAAGGAtgcagcctctgtgcatgggcTCCACCAGCTTAGATTATCTGGCATCCCAAGAATGACTAATTTCGAAATAAGTTTTAATTAACTTTTTCAGAAGTTTCTCTTCGACTTTCTCTTTTGTATTACATTCCTTCAATCAAATTATTTATATGATTCAAGTTTTGTTTCCACATTTACAAACTTGTGTTTACAGGGATTACATAGCCCGTCTTGGTCTGGGGGTCATCCTCAACCTGACCCGACAGCAGGAAGACGCTCAGCTGGCCCGCAGTGTATCAGGGATCCTGGAGCACATGTTCAAACACACTGAAGAAACCTCTGTTCACCTCATTTCTAATGGTGCCCTTGATACCCTCCTCTTCTGGTGCCGAGGCACAGACCCCACTGTTCTGCGCCACTGTGCTGTGGCTCTAGCAAACTGTGCCATGTACGGAGGCCACCGCTGTCAGAGATGGATGATTGAGAAACAGGCAGCCGAGTGGCTTTTCCCATTGGCTTTTTCCAAAGAGGATGAACTCATTCGCTTCCACGCTTGTCTTGCTGTCGCTGTGTTGGCTGCAAACAAAGAAATTGAGAAAGAGGTGGTGAAGTCTGGAACCTTGGAGCTGGTTGAGCCGTTCATCGCCTCTTTGGATCCGGATGATTTTGCCCGCAGCTTGCTGGACAGTGCAGACAGCATGCAGGGCAGGACGGCCTCTGATCTGCAGCATCTTCTGCCATTACTAGACGGCACAAGATTGGAGGGAAAGTGCATTGCAGCCTTTTACCTGTGCGTTGAGACCAGCATCAAGTCTCGCCAGCGAAATACTAAGGTACGATAATGTTCTACTTCTCACAGAACTCAAGATTGTAGATGTCATTGTCTGTGACTGAGTTTGATTGTGTTTTCCTTTGAAGATATTTCAAGAGATTGGAGCGGTGCAGAGTCTAAAGAGGATCGTCATGTACTCCAGTAATGGGACAGCATGTTCCCTTGCCAAGCGGGCGCTGAGCATGATGGGAGAAGAAGTACCAAAGCGTATCCTGTCAAGTGTCCCAAACTGGAAAACCTGTGAAGTCCAGACTTGGCTGCAGCAGGTTGGGTTTAGTGCTTACAGTGACCGTTTCCAGGTATGTTCAACCACACCGTGTGATAAATATGGGCGTTAAGATTCATACAGTATCTGATATTTCCTACTGTCTGTCTGTTATAGGAGCTCCAGGTGGATGGAGACCTCCTTCTGAACATCACAGACCAGGATCTAAGCGCTGACCTGGGAATGACTGCAGGTCTCACTCGCAAGAGGCAAGTGGTACAAACCAAACCTCAGTGTCCGATGCCGAACTTGTGACTGTTTTATAAAACTCGGTTCTTTCTCACCTTCAGGTTTTTGAGAGACTTGCGTGTGCTGAAAACATACGCCAACTACTCCACATGTGACCCAAACAACATGGCTGACTGGTTAGTTGAAGTAGACCCTCGTTTCCGTCAGTACACCTACGGCCTCGTCCAATCAGGGGTGGATCGCAACAATGTCCAACACCTGACcgatcagcagctcctgcacGACTGCTATGTTAACAATGGAGTCCACAGAGAAAAAATACTGTCCCTTAGTAGAAGGCCTTTAAAGCCATGCCACACTGATGCCCAGCCAGCAGGACCCGATGTGTTCATTAGCTACCGCAGGACTACCGGATCCCAGCTGGCAAGGTCAGAACTGAAACAAGATTAGTGGAATAGGAGGTCAATTAGGCAAAGGGAGTAGTGAGTTAAATCTAAGCAAGAAGGCCAGAGAGCATCAATGTCTCATTGTATCCTCATTGCTCATTGTAATCATCTGTTTCTCTTCCTGCTTCAAGTCTGCTGAAGGTGCACCTGCAGGTTCGAGGATACAGCGTCTTCATCGATGTGGAAAAACTAGAGGCCGGTAAATTCGAAGACAAACTGATCCAGAGTGTACAAAGGGCACGTAACTTCATCCTGGTTTTATCTGCCAATGCGCTTGATAAGTGCATGGGGGACACTGCCATGAAGGACTGGGTGCACAAGGTAAGAAATTGTCCACAAATTCAAGTTGTTGAAATGTCAAGTTATGGTTTTATGTATTACTGGAAATGCTTGCATCCCAACCCCTTATCAAGACATCCCATGTTCACGATGATACTAAAAAGTACTAAAAATTGGTGAAGGGAGCCGATAAGGTGCAAACAGATTCCCAACCCAAAGAAGTTATCATTGGGTTCTAACCAGCCTCTTGGCTGAATGTCtttgagataaacacaaggtactcaGAGAAGATCCCAACCCACTATGTCCTTAACTGATACATTTAGTAGCCTACCCCATGGCTCCTGAtatcccccaaagcctgagatagaaaggacagatgggaaCCTCCCTTCAATGATGTTTCGTTTAGTTAGGCCCATGACACCTCAGAGAGGCAAAACAGTTAACTCTGGTGTCTCAGAGAAACCCCCCTAaccatgccagctcccactgttCATCATATCCACTAGCAGAACACCCCAACTTAATAACCCAACCCATACAGTACTGCCATGTTCAAAGGACCCAGGCTCcatacatgcaagctccaggtagtgacaacactgatactacCAACTCTACCACTTGAAGCGCCTGAAGCATGAAATAacatgaaactgaacatttaaattcatggtGGTGTCTAAACATTGGTTTGCTTATTTGTTATGAAATGCACTGAACTCATTGTGTACTGATCAATTAGACACAAGTATTTAACAGACAGGTAATGATGAGGTCTTGTTTTGCATTGTCATAGGCAAACCACATGTTCCCATTAAATCTCTACTTAATTATGTCTAGATTACACATCCCTTTGTTATTTGAATCAGGATCTGAAATGTCACAAACCTCTGTCTTCTGCCGACATCAAGTCTTACACCATCTCAGTCCTGTTGCTTTCATGTTCCCTGTGTAAACACTTAGCTGAAATTACATGTCACATAAATATTGATGTGAAAAAGATGGGatcagatgttttgtttatttttgcttgCAGATGTTCAAATGGATTAGTGCTTTGACATACTCTCATTAATTTTGCAGGAGATAGTCACAGCCCTGGCGGGGAAGAAGAACATAGTTCCTGTCACAGACAATTTTATGTGGCCTGACCCCACGTCTCTGCCCGAGGACATGAGAGCAATTCTCAACTTCAATGGCATCAAGTGAGTGAATGAGATCtgtgaaaaactcaaataaaccaAAGCTAAAACTATAGCCTTGAATATATTTGAAAATCCCTTAATCAATAGGTTTAACAGCTAATGTAGGAGTTCAAATTTGGGTTGCGTGATTTTCACTATTTCATTTTTCAAGCTAAGATTATTAATATTTGAAAGCCTCTTTAATTTCTTCATAAATAATTCCTGAATACAGCTTCTTGTTGTTTGAGAAAGGTGTTGAGCTATAAGGAATTTATAATAGACATCTTAATTAGATATTGTGTGTATAATTGAATGcatgttgtcctttttttttttttttaaatagatggTCCCATGAATATCAGGAGGCCACTATTGAGAAGATCCTCCGCTTTCTGAAACAAGACCAAATGGACAGCACAGACGCCTCCAAAgtgcagaaaaagaaataaagtgaCTCTGTTTGATTTCAGTTTAAATATCCTTCACTGATGCCAAATTTCAACATGGCCAACCGTGAGCCGGCCAGCAGCTTATTCAGCAAATGCATGTGAATTAGAttacatgctcacacacaaagaCCAGATATAATATACCGCGAAACAATAAATGAAATCCAAAGAGTGGTTTCATTGTATATGATAAACTGTAAGCCTTTAACAATAGTACCCTAACACTGCTGTATATGTGTAACCAGGTACAGTATACGCCTTCTGTCTCTCAGGAAAATAACTGTGATAGATCAGCCGTCATGGGCACCCAGCAAGTCATCAAGTATCCATTTCTCAAGCTTTCACTAACACATCAATGTACTCAATCATCTTTTGTTGAACTTTGTTGAAcgtttttgtaaatgtattgtTTGTAGCAGAACAGAAACTTGTCCCAGCAGATGTTTGTATTGATGATGATGGGCTTAGTCTGATGATTGGGACATGACATGTTGTCCAGCTACATAATGTAAAGCTGTAACCCTGATGCAACTGAATATTCATATAAGGGATGTACATGCAAGAAATATTCCAGTGTAGTGTTTGACATTTCCTTACCTCAGTAAAAGTAGGTACAAATTTCCTCCGTCCTGAAAGTGAAAATGATAGTATCTGCTTTAAAGACATGTAACCAGTTATAAAACGGAGTGACATATTAATTCAGTATACGCCTTCTGTCTATCAGTACAATTCACCAGGATTTTCCAACttatttaaatctgtttttaatgcaaaacCTGCTTTAAAGTGAGATTTTTCATTGCAAACGTAGTGAACTTAATGAAAGCAGTGAAGTTAATACAATGAAATCCAGCAGTATGATGCACAGAGGCTTTTGACTATAAAGAACTGACGGCAAATTATATCACACCtgtgcaaaaaataaagattattattagaGAGTATTACAAATTATTTAATAGAGCTGGAtataaatagtaataaaatatgCATCAGGATGTGATTGTCACAAATTATTTTGTACAATTATTCTACTTATGCCTGGTTGCACCGGCCTCTCTGCAGGGCTTTTTCTGGTCTAGCCTTAATATTGTTTGCCTTCAATGTCAACCCATGTTATTGTACTATTATACTATAGTCCCTGTATGATTAAATCTTTATTCCAAAGTATAGTTAATCAGTGTTTaattttttatcatgatgttttAGTGTCAGACAGATCATTCGAAACGAGatggaataaaatgtgttgaaaacaCTCAAAGACTAAATCCTTTATTTTCACTTCATTAAACTGTGGgacattcaaagaaaaaaaaaattcaaccatcATCTCTGTCACAAACTATCAAAATGATCCACTTTTATTTTAGCGACTTAATCAATGCTACTAATAAATATTGCACACCTGATTAGGATGAAGAAACAACAGCTTCACAGATCCATTATGTTGGATAATACGTCTACAGAGCAGCTTTGACCACATGAACAAACAAACTACCGGCCAGAGTCGAAAATAATCTCTTAAGGATCAATTCACTTAACCTTTGAACTACCCTTGAGCATTTTGAAGCCGATTTGGTAGCTCCTGTTCCCTCATTGTGCCACCAGGACCTGACCCCTTTGTGCATATTGGCTGTGGGCCTGTGCTCAGGGAATATCCAGTGTTGTTTGTGCTGAGGGGAGGAAAGCTGTCAAAGGAGTTTGGACTGTGAGCTCTGCTTTGTGGAGCGGTCAAGGAGTGCTAAccgttcctctctctctctctctgctgtgtacCAACAAAATTTGGGCTGTTTGGCCCTGGTCATCTCCCTGATTAGGGTAATACTATGAGGCTTAGGTGCTGACATAACTGTTGTAAATCTTATTAAACCACATCTAATAACTTCTAGCCTAAGTAGTCCGTTTTCCTTCTGGCAAAAGCAGCAGTACCACACTGGGAACACGTCTGCATTTACCAATTAGTAAAAGTACAGAAGTatcacaataaaaacacactgctAATCACTGAGAATGACCTGATTCTGCATATCATATTTCAGATGTTCACATTAATGAATTACTGTGTTAACTCTAATGCTGCACTTTCAATCATGCTATCTACTATTGGGAACTGGACCCATGGGAATCCATaaagtcttatcttatctaaacCTGTGAGCTAAGCATCATAATCAAAGCAGTAACTTATATAAGAAGTGAGAAGTTCAATACCAGCTCTAGGTGTTGAGCAGTTGAGGCATTGACTTCCCAACACTGAATGAAAAGCAGAATGGACAGGGTGGGAGTGTGGTTGGTAAAAATAGCTTCATCTTACAGTATGTACTGTTTACCAAATCACATGACTTTGATGGAGTTTGAACTCAACAAAAATGTGTTATCTGAAAGGTTGacaacctttaaaaagaaaaaaatactttattttaaagatctgaatgaaataaagatctTTGGATTGCACAAATATATCGGTGTTGGCTGATATTTACCATGTTAACAGACATCCATCCATTTGCAAACAATATGCCGCGCAGTGATAGCAGTAGCCAATGTTTATCTGTCTTATCAAACAAACTCTCATTTGTTTTCACAGTCAAATGTGGAAGTTAATGTCAGCAGAGTGGGAGTATCACATCGTCAGTGAGATATGTTTCAGTGACATTTTAAGGTGAGGGACTTCAAGCAGCAATTTAAATACATTCAAACTTATAGTTCATTTGAAAATTAGGCATAAAGACTACAGAAAACATCAGTATCAAAATTGGCTACAGGCTCAATTGTTATTTTTAGCATTGTACTTAATTGCCATACACTCAATATAGTAACTCTATTTTTTTCTGAGAAGATATAATAAGGTCATCTCCAAACGTTACTCAAttgtagggatgggcatttcaagccaaaacactattcgataatcattggcatctattcaacgattattcgaatacACAAACACCTGTCCcataacagcctgtttgtgtggcagtcacgttaaccagcaccGGGACGAGGAGCTGCTAGTAGCGGACACTGACAGCATATGTCTAGATCTTtacgtcagtgtttctgtgaagcaGCAGCGTGGTggtatgtttatattttacagccatgctcccTCTCTGAATATCCATGTGTAGTGTGACATTCAGAAACGAAGGGAATCACTGAGACTGTCGcaactgttttcttcttttgctatttaatgcagttagcattcttcttcgctttaagacgctctatagccaccgtctggcaggaaaaCCGTactacaaccaggcaccagtaaaaacgatgaaaaattgtacttttaaattgagaaaatagtaactctttgatttttacaaagtgaacaaatatttgaatattcgaaaatcattgcccatccctactcaaTTGAGTTTAAAAATATAGCTTTACTGGCCTGTATGTCCCCTGTACATCAATCAAGAAGTAGCAGCATCTGACTCAcctaaaacaaaaatctataaGCTCACAAGAAATGTTCAACATTTTAGGATAGAAAGTTGAagacacataaacatacatgGTAGAACAAATCATTTCAAACACTTGGTTCAGTAAAACAATGTCAGTAAGTTGGCTCATTCTTCTCCTGTCTTGACTCCAGAATGCCCAATCAGAAGAATCCTGTTTACAGTCAGCTGTCCCGTCACAAGTCTCTCCCAGCATTACACATCAGGTCACAGTGGCTGGCTCTAGGTCAGAGCTGCTCACCTCATAGATCGACATCAGGAGGAACGTTTACTCTCTGACAGGTTCTTACCCTCTGGTTCTTCTCAGGTCAGCACAATGTGGAGTCTCTGTGGCCTTTCCTCTGCGCAGAACACTGAAGGGAActggagaaacaaacataacaaaagCTGAATGAGCTAATCCTGAAAAAGTGgaaattaaaatgatgaatCATTTGAGTCAGAAATCTAGGTTGCCGCACTGGAGGTCATGCTCCACTGAAACATGGCAGACCAAAGAAGTGTTGGCTTGATGATcaaaaaacatcctgttaaAGTTGAGCTCACTCTTAATTGGTATTACGTAACAATTAGTTCCGTACGAGTAACATTTTAGCtcatttgtaacttttattacaTAACAGTTAGTTTCCTGCAAGTGATTTGATCAAAAGAGGCTTTACGTGAGCGCTTGAACAAAGTACAATGGCAGAAGCACTTCATCCATAAATATCATGCCACCTCAGGGGAGCAGAATACTGTAAATTAAGTAAGTGATAAAAGTATAGTGAGCAGGTCATTATACAAAATAACAAGTGGAGGGGCCTCGTCTTCCCTGAAAGGATTCTACAGTGCATAACAACCAGCCCACTATACATAGATTATGTCACTTGAACTGAAACTTTTGATTCAAtgatcattttattgatttaaagatgatctaTATATTCCAGTCAAAAAAGCCCTTCATTTTAATTCAGGGTAAAGTATAATATTAGACTTTTTCTGTTGGCAACCTGAACAGATGCAGAAACTAACAACAGCACTTGTCCTCGTGTGAGGGACATGTGCATATAGTCCTCCATCTCAGCATTTTCCTCTCACTCAAGACTCAAGAACCAGACCTGTAACACTTTCTGAACTCGAATCATGTG
This genomic interval carries:
- the sarm1 gene encoding sterile alpha and TIR motif-containing protein 1, producing the protein MLFSLALFLWRLYRHFSIMFSTDRLTVPEYVSRLQRGRSGPCPDPKAVSPGINADVQAVLDGSLPALRCAIKRLKSAKETSDSDETRGAIAEIFQLVEEAWVLPTVGRQVAEEICNRIRLDGGLELLLQLQQTPAVEITYESAKLLEQILISENRDYIARLGLGVILNLTRQQEDAQLARSVSGILEHMFKHTEETSVHLISNGALDTLLFWCRGTDPTVLRHCAVALANCAMYGGHRCQRWMIEKQAAEWLFPLAFSKEDELIRFHACLAVAVLAANKEIEKEVVKSGTLELVEPFIASLDPDDFARSLLDSADSMQGRTASDLQHLLPLLDGTRLEGKCIAAFYLCVETSIKSRQRNTKIFQEIGAVQSLKRIVMYSSNGTACSLAKRALSMMGEEVPKRILSSVPNWKTCEVQTWLQQVGFSAYSDRFQELQVDGDLLLNITDQDLSADLGMTAGLTRKRFLRDLRVLKTYANYSTCDPNNMADWLVEVDPRFRQYTYGLVQSGVDRNNVQHLTDQQLLHDCYVNNGVHREKILSLSRRPLKPCHTDAQPAGPDVFISYRRTTGSQLASLLKVHLQVRGYSVFIDVEKLEAGKFEDKLIQSVQRARNFILVLSANALDKCMGDTAMKDWVHKEIVTALAGKKNIVPVTDNFMWPDPTSLPEDMRAILNFNGIKWSHEYQEATIEKILRFLKQDQMDSTDASKVQKKK